The nucleotide sequence TAAGCTTTTTCACGCGATAGTCGAAGAGATAATGTCAAATTGTACGAGCTTCTGAAATAAGCAAATTGGGTTATAACAACTAACgaaatgaaataagaaaaatagaattgaatGTTATTccagtaaatatttattttaatatatggATTATTTTATCACGATTGAAAGGATGTGTTTATTAATGGTAGGTTCCATTAATAAATGATAACCTCTTctagaattattaatttgatataacATTATGAAAGTTGATAATAAACGAGATCAAAGCTTATCATATTTTTGCTTATATacctaaaatatgaaaaaactagGAATTTCTTATGcataaattattcattacacATCAAAATTCTATTAATACGTAGAAATGTTTGaatcaataaattatgttttgaaaatagcCATTTGTGATAAAAATGACATTTAGTCCCAggcttatttaataaaacatcccatgttataattattgtttcaacGGCTTAGATGCATATTTACACCCACTGTTGGATTCAACTTGACAGTGCTTTCGCTTATTTTTAGTATATCCAGTATAACAGTAACAAATTCTTGACAAGAATCTACATATCCTTCATAGTGATGACACAACTAACtgttagatttttattttgaaaagtctgataaaaaatgcatataatccctattgaattaaaataaaaactctcCCAACGACCATTCTAGTGATGGGCAACTCTGATAAGCCGGATTGAATCGTGTTTAGGAAAACTCAAGTCAACGCGGCTTTTTAAAGGCCAGTTGCGTTGAATGTAGTCTTTTCTCTTCTCTTGCGTGAAATGAATGCATGAAGACGTGGGCGAATATGGATTTTCGGCCAGCTTGTTTCTATCATTTAAACGTTGTAGTAGAAACACATCTGCGTACTACAAGGTACCAATACCAATTTTGCGGTGGATgcgtataaaagtataaataagAGGACAATGCGTTGGCGTATTGCTTCTATTCTCCCAAAAACCTAACCAGTGCTGGTAAAAACATCAACCGAACAAAAATTTACTGCTGCAAATGAGAAAACCCCATTTAACTTTTGAACTCAGCTCGGTATGAATTCAAAttgttctttttgttgttgttattgttgtaaaacgaaaaaaattgacaaatttgaTAATTCAGATTCCCATCAACTTTTACATTTAGTAGCTTACGAAAAACGGGCAAGCATGAGCAAGCATATATAACCTTCAAAAGAGGTTCCCGATCCAAAGAAGAAATTATCTAATTCTATAACGAGACACATTAAGACATAGATGTTGACAAACTCTGCATCACTTACAATGTTGTTAAAGCTATAAGAATGTGTGTCGTGCGTGTCGTGAATGTAGTAGTTATTCACGAATAAATCCATTTTGGTATTGGTAGTTCGACCCACAAATAggtaatatttaaattcatgACAAACTGCGAGAAACTATTTACTTTCATAAACCCAAAGATTTCAGCTGCAGTTCCACGTAACCCCTTGAATATCCGGCTCCAACAGATACGAATTTGATCTCAAATTATAAGTCTTTACGTTGAAATGAAGATATTGCTGCGAATACTCAGCTACGCCATAAACAAGAACGGATTGGGCGTAAAAAGTGTTGAGAACCAAATAAGAACACATCATTTATTCAATGCCCATTGGTACATCAGATCTACCGAGAGCTGGATCCAAAATGTAATgaagaaaacctcaaaaaaggGATTTTAAGAGAGTTGAAGACCCACTCCAACATTCAGATGATGGATTATCAGGGAAGACTACGCGAAATCCATAAAGCAAGTACACCACAATCAGAACTGTgaacaaaacaatcaaaaaaataatttgctttGATTTGGTGCCTTTTAAAGACCACGAAGGACACACTCAACGAGAACACTGAAGACAAAACGAGTAAAGTACATAGCATAACTCTAGAACTGCCCGAGTGTAGGTTTACGAATCACCAAATAAGTGTTAGATTAAGAAGTTTGGTAGAGAATAAGACAAATGTTAGCAATGGACCACAAACAGTAAAAAAGACAATATCAACGGAAAcatacaaaaaacgaaaatacaAATGTTGTCTTATCTCCAGAAATTATTTCATCTCCACCTCATATAAACCCTGCAAATGAGGATTGGAATTACGTGGTAATTTGCAACATTCCGCCTCCATTTACAGCAAATCAGCTTGCGCACTACGTGAAAGAAAAACCTAAGAACTAGTTACTTTATACGATTCTTCTCAATGCTGAAAAACAGGGACTCCAATTTTAAAATTggtgtacaaaaaaatatttacttcaaGCAGTTCAAGGATATTAGAGTGTGACCACCTGGTACCAAAATCGACACTGTCAACTCAtctttaaaacaattaaacttAACACgaggaaaaactattaaaataggTTTTGACAGGAGGTTATAGCAGCTAGTAAGTCCCAGGTGATAGAAAGAtctgatataattatagaaaaaaatgcgAAAAGAGATGGTGTTTTACATATGGATCCGATGACTCCACCTTTAGTGCGGCTATTGTGAGATTTGGATACGGCAAATGGTCGCTAAGTGTTGCCAAGACTTAGGGATCCCAAAATCAGTAAAACATTCCACGACCAACCATCCAGTCAAGTAGAACAGGATAGTCTGACACTTATACTAAAACAATGAAAGTGTGATGGAGAACGAACAGAAATAACATGAGAGGGGGGTGGTAGGAATGCATTGTTTTCTAATGAATGCATTTTGAAGGGGGCGAGGTTTTGGTCTAGGTGTCTGTGGTATATTCTTTATAAAGAAcacatttcaaatcaaatcgctcatattaaaaactattatgGAACTTTGGCTAGttgatttattattacattCCCGGTTTTGGCTATTTGATTGTACTATGATCTAGGACTTAATTTAGTtgttatattatcaaaatttcaattattaattggAGGGTTAATGCGTAGACTATAGAGTCTTAACATAATGACAACGTTGCTATTTACTATTgcattataaaagttttaattttatcgtAGTAAAATAAAATGACTTGTGTGCAGAATTTTATCAAGCCAAAATGTATTTCTGTTCTTTATTTTACCATACACAGCATAAGAGCTATTAATAAGTAATTAACGAGTGGTTTTTCTCTTATCATAacaatatataagaattggatGGAGACAAAGGAAGAATAAGTTCATTCTTTGCAGCAGTAGAAAAAATATCACACAATGAAAAAACTAGTATTAGCTAGCGTTCTTTTCGCTATTTTAGGTATGGTTTATAACATTTATAGATTTAAGTTGTTTTTTGCATGAGCATCacacaattttctttattttcaccTGTTAGCTTATCTACCTGTTAAAATGGTATTTTCGAAGAAGATAAAATAGCAAAATGGGCAAAAAGATTACATTAGATTAGGAGGAGCACTTATTAAGAGAAACCTTCGAGTAAAATCTGTTGGAAGAAGCTTAGAATAGAATCAGCTAAAATCTCTTAGTACGTATGAATAATCAATATACAAACGAAAACGGGTGGAAAGTAGAAAAGTAGAAGGTCTGGACAAAACTCTTGGATGCTACAGGGGCGAAAATTCTGAAAAAGCTTACTCTGTGAACCAACAAGGATGGATCAAATtagtttataaatgaaattatctGAATACTTCAATTTGTATATCCATAGCTCGGTTCATATGGTATAACAGATTTTACTCCTTTTCGACATAGAATATCCGTACTCCTTTTACCTAAAAATCTTTCGAAGTATAGTATCAGATCGGTATAGTATCCattcgtatttttattttaaaatgagtaTTGATTGTAAATGGAATAATGTATTCTAGCATATGTGAATGCGGACAGAAGCAGTAGTTTCGAAGAAGATTTCAAAGAGATTATGAATTTATTAGAGGAAAAGATCAATATAACCGTACTATCGAATTTTATAGTATTAGGTAACAAAATTAGATCAAAGTCTCTCGATATTGGCGAAAAAATGAATGTAAGTTACGAAACTCTATATTGTGAGTCCGATATTTATGTGTTCTGTAGACCGTAGAAGACCAAATCGAAGAATGTattgaagaaattgattttAGAGATGAAACTATATGCTCGCTTCtaaggaaaaacttgaaaaagtgCTCTAAACCTGCTATTGacttaatttcttatttcctgCAAGAAAATTCTAAAGATTTTTCCTCTATGGTAGAGAAAATAATAGTAGTTATGGTTGAACAAACATGCCAATCTACTGTTGAAGAAATTCTTGGTaagttttcacaaatttttctaCAGGGTACAATAAAAGCAAACGGTTGTTTTGCAAAgctagtataaaaaatttagaaagtggtttgtttaattataaactaTCTATAGATTAacttttaaattgattattcgTAAAGATTTAAAGCGTAATCATCATAATTATCATTCTcatgaataatgaataatttggGGTTTCTTAATTTCAAGAAGTACCCGTCCAACTAATAAAAAcaaccattttttgaaaaatatcagttttcatAACTGTATTCACTAATTTCGATACTTATAATAAATCATCAACTGTCGATATCATTTTATCATTGGAAAACCCTTGACAACTATGTCACTAACTCCTTTTAGAAACGAAAATCTTCAGGGATTTATATCTAATGAATGGGGTACTGGAAATAGCAAttcaaacctcaaatatttcattttggcTATAGCTATAACATATTTGTGAGCTGATTGATTATCTTCAtggaataaaactttttttagcTAAATGCAGCTATTTTGACTTGATTTTCGCTTTCTTTATTGTatgttctcccttttcagtatattttttgGATTGTCCTTTGTGTCGAAACTGACGTAATTTTGCGTTGTTGCTGTATGACTTCACTAAACACTTAACTGAAACATCACGAcgattttttacaactttttacaGTGTGCGATTTacaaaactttttgaaataacGACTAGGGGAATGGAGTTTAGTTAaagaaaaatggtatatttttgtaaatcatttattatgaatcaaaatttgGGAAAAGATGCAAAATCTTTTAATATCGAGTAATCAATTTAGTAACAAAAGCTTACATTATTGACCTAGAAGTAGTGGGAATACATGattgaaaaaacatgttttgaCGGCTTTGCTCATGATTTTGAGTAATCATTTGAGTAAGACGccgaaacatattttttgaaatatactgaATAACctttcaatttcaaatacatATGTTTTGTAGAGGTATACGTTCTAatacattgatattttttcaattaatatcgtTATCTTTCGGTTAAAAGGTGTTCTTATGGGACCATccagatattaaaattttgttttatttatcttttttttttggttcacaaatgaatatttcgacatttatattaattaaataataaagaaagttTTGTCTCTTCTAGAATTGTTTAATCCATGTTTTATGAGAAGGAATTTCATAGATTTCCAGCCTTGCGTTGAAATTAAAACTTCTTTGGATGAATTTAGACATCAAGTTTCATACAAATCGTTTTTCTGTTCGTAAGtatgctcatatatttatttcgatAGTCAATTGATAACTAATATAAAAGTATTATCGAACACATCTTTGTATTCagtcaaattaatataaatacgaaatCTCTGTGTATATACATACTATCTGTCAATATATCAcacaaatatgacaaaaaaattagttttaatattcACACTCTGTTCTCCTTTTCGTTGTtcgaagaattaaaaaaaacgaaattattcGTAAGAGCTCGTTGATTTGAAGACTAGCCATATGAACAAGGATGATGCTGAACATCGTACACCATTTATCATTATTCCTAAAAAGATTTCTTCGTACTTAGTTATATGCAAATGGATGAAAAGTTCACTCGaattaaaacttcaaaaaatgtTTGGATACCTTCAATCGTAATCTAAGCTGGTTGTTTTGTCATACTAGATACGGTACACGATTATTTTCCATAACGAAAGCCCCAGTTGAAATGATGGACTTAGTACGAGGAATGTGGGTCCGCCGATTTTCCAACTGATGAGGTGATGGACACATTGTTTTAGGATTGCAAAGATAATATTTTCCGAGTAATAGTTTAAAAACTTAATACCGAAAAGAAGACTTGGCGAAGGTTGCTATTGTctatttatagaagaaaaatagtagACCAAACAATGATAAGTGCGTGATCAGCATGTGAACATCTCAAGTGAACGGTGGCGTGGCATCGTTATTGGTCCCAATCAGTGgcaccataatataccacaaatTAAAATCGGCATCATCGCTGAAGAAGCTATTTGATCAGATGTAGTACATTGTACTGCAGTgagattgtttatatttgtctgttgcataatttttttaaacatatctGACATGGAGACAAATAAAGAAGTTGTTGACATTAGCTCTCCGCTTAAGGAGAAAACTACGCTTAATTTCAACGCTAGtgaaaaacaaatgattgtggaaatgtataaaaatgaaatgcaagaaaatGGTGATAAGACTGTTGATGACGTTATTTCTAAAACAGTATCTTCTTCAAGCGTCTACTGAAATAAaacattagaaatatttttcatgaagcTATTAAAGAATTACACTTGATAAGtggaaaaagtgtattgaaAATGTCCAGGAAAAGATTGAAACCAGAATGTGGAGTGAAGACATTGTCATTGATGTACAAGTTGAGTTCCTTGTTGACGACAGTAGAAGCTCAATGCCATCTGATGGGAAATAAGATAATGTGTTTATTGAgttagaaaatgaagattttattttaatgctCCAATATacatatctttaattttttaaatgaatgtgttCCAACCGTTCACTTTGTATCTATTCCAAACTTTACGTTCacaaagtaaatttttgaaataataattatgcataattatatataatttttattactaatctgcTGTATGAAAACGCATATTATTTCTTAAGTGCGAAGTACGGTCCTGTTACATGCTCGACTTGGGCGTTTGCAACCTTAATCACGTGAATATGTtttagtttactatttttcttcgactTCAATTTAAGCTTCTTATAATTTAACACtcgttttacaaaatttcaaatttctatctTCACTTATTGGAAAACTAGTtggaaggaaaataaaaaaaaaacaattttactcATCACATTTTATGTATGATATCTCCGAAGAGGGTTAGCTGTGGTATTTTTTTACAAGCAATACgcattataattttatatagacAGCTTTCTCAATTTTGTCGTAGAAATTTAGTAGTACCTTGAATATATGGAATATTGCTATaaaattatcactttttttcAGGATTATTCCAAAAATGAGAAACTGTATGAAAGAACATTTACAAGCGTCTTGTCAAAATTCAATTACTAGACGAAGTAGTTTGAAATTCCAGGATGCTGTTTGGAATTCAGTGAAAGACGACTGTAaagcttgaaatttttatttcaaaattaattgtaaatttatcaattatatgTAATATAACTAATAGTGACCTATTTGTTGTATcatattaaattcattatttagaaCTAGATTATACTTGACAACTAGAAAGAAGTTGTACATTTTGAAAGTCCTCAT is from Diorhabda sublineata isolate icDioSubl1.1 chromosome 1, icDioSubl1.1, whole genome shotgun sequence and encodes:
- the LOC130452869 gene encoding uncharacterized protein LOC130452869 isoform X1 produces the protein MKKLVLASVLFAILAYVNADRSSSFEEDFKEIMNLLEEKINITVLSNFIVLGNKIRSKSLDIGEKMNTVEDQIEECIEEIDFRDETICSLLRKNLKKCSKPAIDLISYFLQENSKDFSSMVEKIIVVMVEQTCQSTVEEILELFNPCFMRRNFIDFQPCVEIKTSLDEFRHQVSYKSFFCSIIPKMRNCMKEHLQASCQNSITRRSSLKFQDAVWNSVKDDCKA
- the LOC130452869 gene encoding uncharacterized protein LOC130452869 isoform X2; the protein is MNLLEEKINITVLSNFIVLGNKIRSKSLDIGEKMNTVEDQIEECIEEIDFRDETICSLLRKNLKKCSKPAIDLISYFLQENSKDFSSMVEKIIVVMVEQTCQSTVEEILELFNPCFMRRNFIDFQPCVEIKTSLDEFRHQVSYKSFFCSIIPKMRNCMKEHLQASCQNSITRRSSLKFQDAVWNSVKDDCKA